One genomic segment of Candidatus Baltobacteraceae bacterium includes these proteins:
- a CDS encoding beta-ketoacyl-ACP synthase III: MTLTGVKIVGVGHHAPARVVTNEDLERWLETSDEWITTRTGMKRRHWASDREATSDLAVVAARNALEYAGLTPRDIDCFIVCSVTPDFYFPATACLVAARLGSRDKPAFDISIACSGFIYGLTVASGLICSGIYRRVMLIGAETLSKILNKEDRSTAILFGDGAGAVVLERSEENSFLASELGADATKPDLLYVEASGSRHPIDGAAIEEKRNLIAMQGREVFKVAVNKMIEATGTALAKAQITKSDVAYLIPHQANKRIIDAAAHYLQMPEEKVVTNIAEYGNTSAASIPIALSEFVRAGKLRDGDVIVFVAFGGGLSWGAVAWKWQAAA; the protein is encoded by the coding sequence ATGACCCTAACCGGCGTGAAGATCGTCGGCGTCGGACATCACGCGCCGGCCCGCGTCGTGACAAACGAAGATTTGGAACGGTGGCTCGAAACGTCCGACGAGTGGATTACGACTCGCACCGGAATGAAGCGCCGCCATTGGGCGTCCGATCGGGAAGCGACGAGCGATCTCGCGGTCGTCGCCGCGCGCAACGCGCTGGAATACGCCGGGCTCACGCCTCGCGACATCGACTGCTTCATCGTCTGCTCGGTTACGCCGGATTTCTACTTTCCGGCGACCGCGTGCCTGGTCGCCGCGCGATTGGGATCGCGGGACAAACCCGCCTTCGACATTTCGATCGCCTGCAGCGGCTTCATCTACGGCCTGACCGTCGCGTCGGGCCTGATCTGTTCGGGCATCTACCGCCGCGTGATGCTCATCGGTGCCGAAACGCTTTCGAAGATTCTCAATAAGGAAGATCGCTCGACGGCCATCCTGTTCGGTGACGGTGCCGGCGCCGTCGTCCTCGAGCGCTCCGAGGAGAACTCGTTTCTGGCCTCCGAACTCGGCGCCGATGCCACCAAGCCCGACCTGCTCTACGTCGAGGCAAGCGGTTCGCGACATCCGATCGACGGCGCGGCAATCGAAGAGAAACGCAATCTCATTGCCATGCAGGGCCGCGAAGTGTTCAAGGTCGCCGTCAATAAAATGATCGAAGCGACCGGTACCGCGCTGGCTAAAGCCCAGATCACCAAATCCGACGTTGCCTATCTGATCCCGCATCAAGCCAATAAGCGCATTATCGACGCCGCCGCCCACTACTTGCAAATGCCCGAAGAGAAAGTCGTGACGAACATCGCCGAATACGGCAACACGTCGGCTGCGTCGATTCCGATCGCGCTTTCGGAGTTCGTGCGGGCCGGAAAGCTGCGCGACGGCGACGTGATCGTTTTCGTGGCATTCGGCGGCGGGCTTTCGTGGGGTGCCGTCGCGTGGAAATGGCAGGCGGCCGCGTGA
- the rpmF gene encoding 50S ribosomal protein L32, whose product MANLKWKTPRSKTRSRRAANWKLEPVTTVECPQCHQPKRPHFACESCGTYDGRQVVEVRNEHAGHDHD is encoded by the coding sequence GTGGCAAATCTAAAATGGAAGACGCCGCGCAGTAAAACGCGCAGCCGCCGCGCGGCGAACTGGAAGCTCGAACCGGTCACCACGGTCGAATGCCCACAGTGTCATCAACCCAAGCGTCCGCACTTCGCTTGCGAGTCGTGCGGAACGTATGACGGCCGCCAGGTCGTCGAGGTTCGTAACGAGCACGCAGGCCACGACCACGACTAG
- a CDS encoding multicopper oxidase domain-containing protein — translation MDRRRFIITGFSAAAIAACSSTAGRFGPSLITQGEEILLPNGKKSFLLNVEYVTTTFSGGYKLRGRTYGDMANPNTTVGPSWTVKPGDTLNVRMVNKLPPNPKVTQGPPQLVPQPQNMMEAMDPDFHGPHRPATALNAMNNPHDFNTTNLHVHGLQTVPHLFEPLGTSNPNAEMIAIEPGQTYDYSFPIPKDHPSGLHWYHPHHHGSTDVQVSNGMAGLIYVRGPIDEVPEIAAARDITLVVQTLDVNPVRGKRKTYSRDYIAYRAPKNGGYFLSTKFTMMTVTALERNRSTGNIEVIQAGGNAGRYWVDNRAKGGATYTPVDPAPTFYVSPGEVVRLRFLNGTNYLTLPLILPGFESWLIGFDGVNLLKPQSKDMSGKGTTVVTHENLLTAPMMIASSGNRVEFLFKAPADPGTYTFASMANEGLYFRLIPKLNFARFVVRGNAVDMSIPKKLPKPSREYPLIPQSRVREYRKFVFAEQLNRTDLLFGVAFTINGKLYDEMDIESAPKVGSCEQWRIENAHDEIHPFHLHENSFQVIAINDQPVDPPEIWDTFMVPPANGGVNGSITIRVRFKQWYGKTVWHCHVLPHEDTGMMQNILMV, via the coding sequence TTGGACCGCCGCCGTTTTATCATTACGGGATTTTCTGCTGCCGCGATCGCGGCGTGTTCGTCCACCGCCGGACGTTTCGGGCCATCGCTCATTACGCAGGGCGAAGAGATACTACTCCCCAACGGAAAGAAATCGTTTCTGCTCAACGTGGAGTACGTCACGACAACGTTCTCCGGCGGCTACAAGCTGCGTGGGCGCACCTATGGCGACATGGCCAATCCCAACACGACGGTTGGGCCGTCCTGGACGGTGAAGCCGGGCGACACGCTTAACGTTCGTATGGTCAACAAACTTCCGCCGAATCCAAAGGTTACGCAAGGCCCCCCGCAACTCGTTCCGCAGCCGCAGAACATGATGGAGGCCATGGACCCCGACTTTCACGGGCCGCATCGGCCCGCGACTGCGCTCAACGCGATGAACAATCCTCACGATTTCAATACGACAAACCTGCACGTTCACGGACTTCAGACGGTCCCGCACCTTTTCGAACCGCTTGGGACGAGCAACCCAAACGCCGAGATGATCGCGATCGAGCCGGGCCAAACTTACGACTACAGCTTCCCGATCCCCAAGGATCACCCGAGCGGCCTGCACTGGTATCATCCGCATCACCACGGATCGACCGACGTGCAAGTGAGCAACGGAATGGCCGGGCTGATTTACGTTCGCGGGCCAATCGATGAGGTACCGGAGATTGCGGCCGCACGCGACATCACGCTCGTCGTGCAAACGCTGGACGTCAACCCCGTGAGGGGGAAGCGCAAGACGTATTCTCGCGATTACATCGCCTATCGAGCCCCGAAAAACGGCGGTTACTTCCTGTCGACGAAATTTACGATGATGACCGTTACCGCGCTCGAAAGGAATCGGTCAACGGGTAACATCGAGGTCATTCAAGCGGGCGGCAACGCGGGGCGATACTGGGTCGATAACCGCGCTAAGGGAGGCGCCACGTACACGCCGGTGGACCCAGCTCCCACGTTTTACGTTTCGCCGGGCGAGGTAGTCCGGTTGCGCTTTCTCAACGGAACAAACTATCTGACCCTGCCCTTGATCTTGCCCGGTTTCGAAAGCTGGCTTATTGGGTTCGACGGCGTCAATCTTCTAAAGCCCCAAAGTAAAGACATGAGCGGCAAGGGCACGACGGTGGTTACCCACGAGAATCTCCTGACCGCCCCGATGATGATCGCGAGCTCGGGCAACCGTGTCGAGTTTCTGTTCAAGGCGCCTGCCGACCCCGGAACGTACACGTTTGCGTCGATGGCGAACGAGGGTCTCTATTTTAGGTTAATCCCCAAGCTGAACTTCGCACGTTTCGTGGTTCGAGGGAACGCCGTAGATATGAGCATCCCGAAGAAGCTCCCGAAGCCGTCGCGCGAGTATCCCCTCATTCCCCAGAGCCGCGTTCGCGAGTATCGCAAGTTCGTCTTTGCAGAGCAGCTCAATCGAACCGATCTGCTCTTCGGCGTGGCGTTCACGATTAACGGAAAACTCTACGATGAGATGGACATCGAAAGCGCGCCGAAGGTCGGAAGTTGCGAGCAGTGGCGCATCGAGAACGCGCACGACGAAATCCACCCGTTCCACTTGCACGAAAACTCGTTTCAAGTGATCGCGATCAACGATCAGCCCGTCGATCCCCCGGAGATCTGGGATACGTTCATGGTGCCGCCCGCAAACGGCGGCGTTAACGGGAGTATTACAATTCGCGTTCGATTCAAACAGTGGTACGGCAAGACCGTCTGGCACTGCCACGTGCTGCCCCACGAAGACACGGGCATGATGCAGAACATCTTGATGGTCTAG
- a CDS encoding alpha/beta fold hydrolase has protein sequence MLVALLASSLVVPVPVSTTPQPDHYGKLANRQFLVRTPQGSGYALYFSNGSLDGSAGATRALIIVHGVLRDADYYYDTGIIAAAAAHRLDRTLVIAPQFVEPKDIAGRPLPANTLRWSGRWPGGSDAIAPAPISTYDVFDAIVARLSDSRRFPHMRDIVIAGHSAGGQIVQRYAIVGKAPQLDPGSRVPVRLIISNPSSYLYFTDWRPFPPHNCADFDQWRYGLRGAPRYVTGTPAQLEARYVKRSVTYLMGEADTNPHEDDLDRSCGGEAQGPYRFARAKYFIKYIAGRHPEGTNQEYAFVPHVHHDNRGMFTSRCGIGVIFDATLEACRDSGAVTPAAVRVLH, from the coding sequence GTGCTCGTAGCCCTACTCGCAAGCTCGCTCGTCGTCCCGGTGCCGGTCTCCACGACGCCGCAGCCCGATCACTACGGAAAACTGGCGAACCGGCAGTTTCTCGTGCGAACGCCGCAAGGGAGCGGCTACGCGCTGTATTTTAGCAACGGCTCGCTCGACGGCAGCGCCGGCGCCACGCGCGCGCTGATCATCGTGCATGGCGTACTGCGCGACGCCGACTACTACTACGATACCGGTATCATCGCCGCCGCGGCCGCACACCGGCTCGATCGCACGCTCGTCATCGCACCGCAGTTTGTCGAACCAAAGGATATCGCTGGGCGTCCGCTTCCGGCGAACACGCTGCGCTGGAGCGGCCGGTGGCCGGGTGGTTCTGACGCGATCGCGCCGGCGCCCATCAGTACGTACGACGTCTTCGATGCGATCGTCGCTCGTTTGTCCGACAGCCGGCGCTTTCCACACATGCGCGACATCGTCATCGCGGGCCATTCGGCCGGCGGACAGATCGTCCAACGATACGCAATCGTCGGTAAAGCTCCGCAACTCGACCCCGGCTCGCGCGTACCGGTGCGACTCATTATCTCGAACCCATCGTCGTATTTGTACTTTACGGATTGGAGACCGTTCCCGCCGCACAACTGCGCCGATTTCGACCAGTGGCGTTACGGCTTGCGGGGCGCACCCCGTTACGTCACCGGAACGCCGGCACAACTCGAGGCGCGCTACGTCAAACGCAGCGTCACGTACTTGATGGGCGAAGCCGATACCAACCCGCACGAAGACGATCTAGATCGAAGCTGCGGCGGCGAGGCGCAAGGTCCGTATCGGTTCGCCCGCGCGAAATACTTTATCAAGTATATCGCTGGGCGTCATCCCGAGGGCACGAACCAGGAGTATGCGTTCGTTCCCCACGTTCACCACGACAACCGTGGAATGTTCACGTCGCGCTGCGGCATCGGCGTGATCTTCGATGCTACGTTGGAGGCGTGTCGCGATTCAGGGGCGGTGACTCCGGCGGCCGTGCGCGTCCTACACTAG
- the fabD gene encoding ACP S-malonyltransferase: protein MFPGQGSQVVGMGVDVAAHNPDSREVFERASGVLGYDVLKLQREGPEEKLRETQYSQPAIFTTNVALYAALGNSLQPVVSAGHSFGEFCSLVAARSLEFEDALRIVDERGKAMQAAAERARGGMTAVLGLEAPAVREIVEQSRGKSGGRVQLANFNSPTQIVISGDLDAVTAASEAMLAGGAKRVVPLNVSGAWHSELMQPAVERFAAAVDAGTFALPEFDVVSNVDAHVYRDVETIKVNLVRSIVQEVRWHETAERVVSYGLDLIVEFGASGVLGPLMRRMEGAPKAMVVSDFAGVEKLRDAMGAKV from the coding sequence TTGTTTCCTGGCCAGGGTTCGCAGGTCGTCGGGATGGGCGTCGATGTTGCCGCGCACAATCCGGACTCGCGTGAAGTATTCGAGCGCGCGTCGGGCGTGCTTGGTTACGACGTGCTGAAACTGCAGCGCGAGGGGCCCGAAGAAAAGCTCCGTGAAACGCAATACAGCCAACCCGCGATCTTTACGACCAACGTGGCGCTCTATGCGGCGCTCGGCAACAGCCTGCAGCCGGTCGTCAGCGCCGGACACTCGTTCGGCGAGTTCTGCAGTTTGGTCGCCGCGCGCTCGCTGGAGTTCGAGGACGCGCTCCGCATAGTCGACGAGCGGGGCAAGGCCATGCAAGCCGCAGCGGAACGCGCTCGCGGCGGCATGACCGCCGTTTTGGGATTAGAAGCGCCGGCCGTTCGCGAGATCGTCGAGCAGTCGCGCGGTAAGTCCGGCGGCAGAGTGCAGCTCGCAAACTTCAACTCGCCGACGCAGATCGTCATCAGCGGCGATCTCGATGCGGTGACGGCGGCGTCCGAGGCGATGCTCGCCGGGGGCGCCAAGCGCGTCGTCCCGCTCAACGTCTCCGGGGCTTGGCACAGCGAGCTGATGCAGCCCGCGGTCGAACGCTTCGCCGCCGCGGTTGACGCGGGCACTTTCGCGCTGCCGGAGTTCGACGTCGTTTCCAACGTCGACGCGCACGTGTATCGCGACGTCGAAACGATAAAGGTCAATCTCGTGCGTTCGATCGTTCAAGAAGTGCGTTGGCACGAGACGGCCGAGCGCGTGGTTTCGTACGGTCTCGATCTCATCGTCGAATTCGGTGCGTCCGGTGTGCTCGGTCCATTGATGCGCCGCATGGAGGGCGCTCCCAAAGCTATGGTCGTCAGCGACTTCGCCGGTGTCGAAAAGTTACGCGACGCGATGGGGGCCAAGGTATGA
- a CDS encoding acyl carrier protein has product MSTTLDKVKKIIVEQLGVDESEVTPEASITDDLGADSLDQVELVMAFETEFNIDIPDEEAEKIKTVGDAVKRIDEATAGSSANA; this is encoded by the coding sequence ATGTCAACCACGTTAGATAAAGTCAAGAAGATCATCGTCGAGCAGCTCGGCGTGGACGAATCCGAGGTAACGCCCGAAGCGTCGATCACCGACGACCTCGGGGCGGATTCGCTCGACCAGGTGGAGCTCGTCATGGCGTTCGAGACCGAGTTCAACATCGATATTCCCGACGAAGAAGCCGAGAAGATCAAAACGGTCGGGGATGCCGTCAAGCGTATCGACGAAGCGACGGCCGGATCGTCGGCGAACGCGTAA
- a CDS encoding choice-of-anchor tandem repeat GloVer-containing protein, translated as MRRLLAVAGLMLSSCSGSFGPAPLRGVADASHATSYKRVHAFAAPPDGSQPLAGLTTLNGRLYGTTSHGGYNYGVAFAIDGNGTHESIVHKFGSVYDGAAPEAALVVYKGALYGTTAAGGANGKGSVFAIDSTGAEHVVYSFKGGKDGYDPLGRLTVYGGELYGTTYFGGAKNKGTVFSVTLGGTERVRHSFTGAPDGANPKAGLIVVKGLLYGTTQGGGNQTRGFGTVFSITSGGKERVVYAFKPIYDGGDPIGDLIYVDAAFYGTTYNGGMNNDGTIYRLTPSGKESLLYKFASGKDGANPAAGLVNVHGVLYGTTVNGGAHQQGIVFKVTLKGNEAVVHAFAGGTDGAWPFSTLTLLSGKLYGTTQNGGGCSAYGNGCGTIFSLAP; from the coding sequence ATGAGACGCTTGCTTGCAGTCGCGGGGCTAATGCTATCGAGCTGCTCGGGCAGTTTCGGACCCGCGCCGCTGCGCGGCGTCGCCGACGCGTCGCATGCGACGAGCTATAAGCGGGTGCATGCCTTTGCCGCCCCGCCCGATGGCTCGCAGCCGTTAGCCGGACTCACGACGCTTAACGGAAGACTTTACGGCACTACCTCGCACGGGGGCTACAACTATGGCGTGGCCTTCGCAATCGACGGAAATGGAACGCACGAAAGCATCGTGCACAAGTTCGGATCGGTGTACGACGGCGCGGCGCCCGAAGCTGCTCTCGTTGTATACAAAGGGGCGCTGTATGGCACGACGGCGGCGGGCGGCGCCAACGGGAAAGGATCCGTCTTTGCCATCGATTCGACTGGAGCAGAGCATGTCGTGTACAGCTTTAAGGGTGGAAAAGACGGATACGATCCACTTGGCCGCCTGACGGTCTATGGTGGCGAATTGTACGGCACGACGTATTTCGGCGGCGCAAAGAATAAGGGAACCGTTTTTAGCGTGACCTTGGGCGGCACGGAACGCGTGCGCCATAGCTTCACCGGAGCGCCCGATGGCGCAAATCCCAAAGCCGGGCTAATCGTCGTTAAAGGCCTACTCTACGGCACGACGCAAGGCGGTGGTAACCAAACGCGTGGCTTCGGAACCGTCTTCAGCATCACGAGCGGTGGGAAAGAGCGCGTCGTCTACGCGTTCAAACCGATTTACGACGGCGGAGATCCTATCGGCGATCTCATTTATGTCGACGCTGCTTTTTACGGTACGACCTATAACGGTGGAATGAACAACGACGGAACCATTTACCGCTTGACACCTTCGGGGAAGGAAAGCCTACTTTACAAGTTCGCAAGCGGTAAGGACGGAGCCAATCCGGCCGCGGGCCTCGTCAACGTCCACGGCGTGTTGTATGGCACAACCGTCAACGGCGGTGCGCATCAACAGGGTATCGTGTTCAAAGTCACGCTAAAAGGAAACGAAGCAGTCGTCCACGCTTTTGCAGGTGGAACCGACGGAGCGTGGCCCTTTTCCACGTTAACGCTGTTAAGCGGCAAACTCTACGGCACCACGCAGAACGGCGGCGGATGCAGCGCGTACGGCAACGGCTGCGGAACGATCTTTTCTCTCGCGCCCTAG
- a CDS encoding SDR family NAD(P)-dependent oxidoreductase, which translates to MRFEGKSALVTGASRGIGRAIAVEFARRGADVALVGRDSAALEETAAQCAAERPGAVAHIFTGNVTNQASVERAVAETLERFGRVDFAIANAGQSVDALLLRLKAETIDQMLDVNLKSAFYLCGAVAKPMMKQRSGAIVLVTSIVGIMGNAGQAAYAASKAGLIGLCKSVAKELGSRNIRVNAVAPGLIETAMTEKMPDAAREFLIKNAALGRPGRPEDVSGAVAFLCSDAASYITGQTLVVDGGVLM; encoded by the coding sequence ATGAGATTCGAGGGAAAGAGCGCGCTGGTTACCGGAGCGAGCCGCGGAATCGGACGCGCGATCGCCGTGGAGTTCGCGCGGCGCGGGGCCGACGTCGCCCTCGTCGGACGCGACTCGGCCGCGCTGGAAGAAACTGCCGCTCAATGCGCGGCCGAACGCCCGGGAGCAGTGGCGCACATCTTCACCGGCAACGTCACCAACCAGGCGTCCGTCGAGCGCGCGGTTGCTGAGACCCTCGAGCGCTTCGGCCGAGTCGACTTCGCGATCGCCAATGCCGGGCAATCGGTCGACGCATTGTTGCTGCGCCTCAAAGCCGAGACGATCGACCAAATGCTCGACGTCAACTTGAAATCGGCGTTTTATCTTTGCGGCGCGGTCGCAAAACCGATGATGAAGCAGCGCTCGGGGGCGATCGTGCTCGTGACCAGCATCGTCGGAATCATGGGTAATGCCGGACAAGCCGCGTACGCGGCGTCGAAAGCCGGGCTCATCGGCCTCTGCAAGTCCGTCGCAAAGGAGTTGGGTTCGAGGAATATAAGAGTCAACGCCGTTGCACCGGGCCTCATCGAGACCGCTATGACCGAAAAAATGCCCGACGCCGCAAGGGAGTTCTTGATCAAAAATGCCGCTCTCGGCCGGCCGGGAAGACCGGAGGACGTCAGCGGGGCAGTCGCCTTCCTTTGCTCCGATGCCGCAAGCTATATTACGGGGCAGACGCTCGTCGTTGACGGCGGCGTACTGATGTAA
- a CDS encoding transglycosylase SLT domain-containing protein: MNVDLTAGQLAAAGVAYAPQIATAAARHGLDPDLLAAVAAQETGGPGANAGRNVVGDGGHGHGLFQIDDRWHAFASTPQAMDPSSNADYAAGMLQELIGRYGNVRQALSAYNAGSPAATGTQTQWPDGQRLGYADSVMRHYDEISGDVPPPAGPAPAQLPETAEALASQSPAMPQLPAPSQPQSYHRQETDYTGLFDSDDSTTV, from the coding sequence ATGAACGTCGATCTCACCGCTGGACAGCTCGCCGCAGCGGGCGTTGCCTACGCTCCCCAAATCGCCACCGCCGCGGCGCGGCACGGACTCGATCCGGACTTGCTCGCCGCCGTGGCGGCTCAAGAGACGGGCGGCCCGGGCGCTAATGCCGGCCGGAACGTGGTGGGCGACGGCGGCCACGGTCACGGGCTGTTTCAGATCGACGACCGGTGGCACGCCTTCGCCTCGACGCCCCAGGCCATGGACCCGTCCTCAAATGCCGATTACGCGGCCGGGATGCTCCAAGAGCTCATCGGCCGCTATGGCAACGTGCGCCAGGCCCTAAGCGCCTACAACGCCGGGAGTCCGGCTGCGACGGGCACGCAGACGCAATGGCCTGACGGGCAGCGTTTGGGCTACGCCGATTCCGTGATGCGCCACTACGACGAAATCTCCGGGGATGTGCCGCCGCCGGCCGGGCCCGCGCCTGCGCAGCTGCCCGAGACCGCCGAGGCATTAGCATCTCAGTCCCCGGCCATGCCGCAGTTGCCGGCGCCGTCACAGCCGCAAAGCTACCACCGTCAGGAGACCGACTACACCGGCCTCTTCGATTCCGACGATTCCACCACCGTATAG
- a CDS encoding DUF177 domain-containing protein, whose translation MDRSHKVDIGGLLGGGRQLMAIDDEVPIEPFEGTSFPEPARVHLELRYADRIVTIEGTVDAAARGQCVSCLEDTSRDVHVDVDERLDPVAGRDGDPFGEGNVLAGDRLDVADLAQQNVLSVLPMGLRCSEECRGLCGTCGANLNAGNCPCINGDSRGKSKMEDAAQ comes from the coding sequence ATGGACCGCAGTCATAAAGTGGATATCGGCGGGCTTCTCGGGGGCGGGCGCCAGCTTATGGCGATCGACGACGAGGTGCCGATCGAGCCGTTCGAGGGGACCAGCTTTCCCGAACCCGCCCGGGTTCATCTCGAGCTTCGATATGCCGACCGTATTGTGACGATCGAGGGGACGGTCGACGCGGCGGCCCGTGGTCAGTGCGTGTCGTGTCTGGAAGACACGAGCCGGGACGTGCACGTCGACGTCGACGAGCGTCTCGACCCGGTGGCCGGACGCGACGGAGATCCTTTCGGCGAGGGCAACGTCTTGGCCGGTGACCGGCTCGACGTTGCAGACTTGGCGCAGCAAAACGTGCTCAGCGTGCTGCCCATGGGTTTGCGGTGTTCGGAAGAATGCCGCGGTCTGTGCGGGACGTGCGGAGCAAACCTCAACGCGGGCAACTGCCCGTGTATCAACGGAGACTCACGTGGCAAATCTAAAATGGAAGACGCCGCGCAGTAA
- a CDS encoding alkaline phosphatase family protein yields the protein MVKTLASSLAVCAALIVAGCARSVTGTNADGPVLPTVASPNPSPIKHIVILIQENRSFDDFFATFRGADGATHGKMKTATGVVTVPLVKGDLLTRDVAHVHATFVKEYDGGKMDGFANANAGSNRGQIGQYVYRYVDPEQIQPYWAMAKQYVLADHMFQTQSSGSFTAHQDLVAGGTAIGKWASVIDDPIPSNPPWGCDASAHTATNLINVKREVERGAGPFPCFKWKTLANLIDRAGLTWRYYTPNVCCAGGALWNAFDAIDAVRYSDEWKDNVISPPSGVFAVARRGMLPSVTWVVPQVHDSDHPGGGPDTGPQWVARVVDAIGEGPHWNSTAIIVVWDDWGGLFDHVPPPQLDYQGLGFRVPMLVISPYAKKGYVSHTQYEFGSILRFVENTFSLGSLYATDARATSIADCFDFHQAPRKFVPIAAKLPQAYFEREPISNEPVDDQ from the coding sequence ATGGTGAAAACGCTGGCTAGCTCACTCGCCGTCTGCGCCGCACTGATCGTTGCCGGCTGCGCGCGCTCGGTGACCGGGACAAACGCGGACGGACCGGTGCTTCCCACGGTCGCAAGCCCAAATCCGTCGCCGATCAAGCATATCGTGATTCTGATCCAAGAGAATCGCAGCTTCGACGACTTCTTCGCGACGTTTCGGGGTGCCGACGGCGCCACGCACGGGAAGATGAAGACCGCCACGGGCGTGGTTACGGTGCCACTGGTCAAAGGCGATTTACTCACCCGTGATGTGGCTCACGTCCACGCGACATTCGTCAAAGAGTACGACGGCGGCAAAATGGACGGTTTCGCGAATGCCAACGCGGGCAGCAATCGTGGCCAGATCGGCCAATACGTCTATCGATACGTCGACCCCGAGCAGATACAGCCGTATTGGGCGATGGCCAAACAATACGTGCTGGCCGATCACATGTTCCAGACGCAGTCCAGCGGCAGTTTCACGGCCCATCAGGACCTCGTTGCCGGGGGAACGGCGATCGGCAAGTGGGCAAGCGTGATCGACGATCCGATTCCCTCGAACCCTCCATGGGGTTGCGACGCCTCCGCGCACACGGCAACGAATCTCATTAACGTCAAGCGTGAGGTCGAACGGGGCGCCGGGCCATTCCCGTGCTTCAAGTGGAAGACGCTGGCGAATCTCATCGACCGCGCGGGACTGACGTGGAGATATTACACGCCGAACGTTTGCTGTGCGGGAGGCGCGCTTTGGAATGCGTTCGACGCGATCGATGCCGTACGGTATTCAGACGAATGGAAAGACAACGTCATCTCGCCGCCGAGCGGCGTCTTCGCGGTTGCGCGCCGCGGCATGCTGCCGTCGGTCACGTGGGTCGTTCCGCAAGTGCACGACTCCGATCACCCTGGCGGAGGTCCCGATACCGGCCCGCAGTGGGTCGCCCGCGTCGTCGACGCCATCGGTGAAGGTCCGCATTGGAACTCAACGGCGATTATCGTCGTATGGGACGATTGGGGCGGACTGTTCGACCACGTCCCGCCGCCGCAGCTCGATTATCAAGGGTTAGGGTTTCGCGTGCCGATGCTCGTCATCTCGCCGTATGCGAAGAAAGGCTACGTCTCGCACACGCAGTACGAGTTCGGGAGTATCTTGAGGTTCGTCGAGAACACGTTTTCGCTCGGCTCGTTGTACGCGACCGACGCGCGCGCTACGAGCATTGCGGATTGCTTCGACTTTCATCAAGCTCCCCGTAAGTTCGTTCCGATCGCGGCCAAGCTTCCGCAGGCGTATTTTGAACGCGAACCGATATCAAACGAGCCCGTCGACGATCAATAG